In a genomic window of Mycolicibacillus parakoreensis:
- a CDS encoding cytochrome P450 has translation MSVAGALTGIDLTDLDNFAHGFPHDLFAIHREAAPVYFHEPTAHTPDGEGFWSVATHAETFAVLRDADTYSSVTGGHRPHGGTILQDLPVAGHVLNMMDDPRHAAIRKLVSSGLTPRMIRRVETDLRARARRLLAAIDPGVPLDFIVDVAVELPMQMICILLGVPEADRHWLFAAIEPNFDFRGSRAAVVSRLSVEEAGSRLYAYGQELIAAKRARPTDDMLSVVANCTDPQMSELELYLFFSLLFSAGAETTRNAIGGGLLALADHPEQYRALRADPALLPTAVEEIIRWTSPSPSKRRTATRAVTLGGRRIEPGQKVLVWEGSANRDERVFDHADVFDVTRKPNPHLGFGQGVHFCLGVNLARLELRVLYEELLRRFTGVTVVAPVEWARSNRHTGIRHLVVEMSAER, from the coding sequence ATGTCCGTTGCCGGCGCCCTGACGGGGATCGACCTGACCGACCTGGACAACTTTGCCCACGGCTTCCCCCACGACCTGTTCGCGATCCACCGCGAGGCCGCCCCGGTGTACTTCCACGAGCCGACCGCGCACACCCCCGACGGGGAGGGGTTCTGGTCGGTGGCCACCCACGCCGAGACCTTCGCGGTGCTGCGCGACGCCGACACCTACTCGTCGGTGACCGGCGGGCACCGGCCCCACGGCGGCACCATCCTGCAGGATCTTCCGGTGGCCGGCCACGTGCTCAACATGATGGACGATCCGCGCCACGCCGCGATCCGCAAACTGGTCAGCTCGGGGCTGACCCCGCGGATGATCCGCCGGGTCGAAACGGATCTGCGCGCCCGGGCGCGACGGTTGCTGGCCGCGATCGACCCCGGCGTGCCGCTGGACTTCATCGTCGACGTCGCCGTGGAGCTGCCGATGCAGATGATCTGCATCCTGCTCGGTGTGCCCGAGGCCGACCGGCACTGGCTGTTCGCGGCGATCGAACCCAACTTCGACTTCCGGGGTTCGCGTGCGGCGGTGGTCTCCCGGCTGTCGGTCGAGGAGGCCGGCTCGCGTCTGTACGCCTACGGTCAGGAACTGATCGCGGCCAAACGGGCCCGGCCGACCGACGACATGCTCTCGGTGGTCGCCAACTGCACCGATCCGCAGATGAGCGAGCTGGAGCTGTACCTGTTCTTCAGCCTGCTGTTCAGCGCCGGGGCCGAGACCACCCGCAACGCCATCGGTGGGGGATTGCTGGCGCTGGCCGACCACCCCGAGCAGTACCGGGCGCTGCGGGCCGACCCGGCGCTGCTGCCCACCGCGGTGGAGGAGATCATTCGCTGGACCTCGCCGTCGCCGTCGAAGCGGCGCACCGCCACTCGCGCGGTCACCCTGGGCGGCCGGCGGATCGAACCCGGGCAGAAGGTGCTGGTCTGGGAGGGCTCGGCCAACCGTGACGAGCGTGTGTTCGACCACGCCGACGTCTTCGACGTGACACGAAAACCGAACCCGCATCTGGGTTTCGGTCAAGGCGTGCACTTCTGCCTGGGGGTCAACCTGGCGCGGCTGGAGTTGCGGGTGCTCTACGAGGAGCTGCTGCGCCGGTTCACCGGGGTCACCGTGGTGGCCCCGGTCGAGTGGGCGCGCAGCAACCGGCACACCGGGATTCGGCACCTGGTCGTGGAAATGAGCGCCGAGCGGTGA
- a CDS encoding tellurite resistance/C4-dicarboxylate transporter family protein, whose translation MNGRWAFLRPSPNVFSVVMATGILSIGAARHGYVGLSSALGVLASAGLVVLVALVVATAVIERRAAVWDLRDPDITLRLFTFVAACAVLDSRLERHPVWVRVLGLVALVSWSVLSSLTVRNMLSRRWTELRDKAHGAWLLASVGTSGLVIVMAQMIRATGHTVWLAVAIPIWVAGIGVYLMMATLIMWRTVHERMDRDGFEPDTWILMGGMAIATLAGDLLGQLTAGPVSVALRAATVITWGVATVWIPPLIYFVLHRIHNRPGMLQFRGVWWALVFPLGMYSVASQAMAVELTMPALDTVSLVFFWDAFAAWLIVALAGFRRATLRSAQLLAPTGRVGRR comes from the coding sequence GTGAACGGGCGGTGGGCCTTCCTGCGGCCGTCTCCGAACGTGTTCTCGGTGGTGATGGCCACCGGGATCCTGTCGATCGGCGCAGCCCGGCACGGGTACGTCGGGCTCAGCAGCGCGCTGGGCGTGCTGGCGTCGGCCGGGCTGGTGGTGCTGGTGGCGCTGGTGGTCGCCACCGCCGTGATCGAGCGCCGGGCGGCGGTGTGGGACCTGCGCGACCCGGACATCACGCTGCGGCTGTTCACCTTCGTCGCCGCCTGCGCCGTCCTCGACAGTCGCCTCGAACGCCATCCGGTGTGGGTGCGGGTGCTCGGACTGGTGGCGTTGGTGTCCTGGTCGGTGCTGTCGTCGCTGACGGTACGCAACATGCTCAGCCGGCGCTGGACGGAGTTGCGGGACAAGGCACACGGGGCGTGGCTGCTGGCCAGCGTGGGCACCTCGGGGCTGGTGATCGTGATGGCCCAGATGATCCGGGCCACCGGTCACACCGTGTGGCTGGCGGTGGCGATCCCGATCTGGGTGGCCGGGATCGGTGTCTACCTGATGATGGCGACGTTGATCATGTGGCGCACCGTGCACGAGAGGATGGACCGCGACGGGTTCGAGCCCGACACCTGGATCCTCATGGGAGGCATGGCGATCGCCACCCTCGCCGGGGACCTGCTGGGCCAGCTGACGGCGGGTCCGGTCTCGGTGGCGCTGCGCGCGGCGACCGTGATCACCTGGGGGGTGGCCACCGTCTGGATTCCGCCGCTGATCTATTTCGTGCTGCACCGCATCCACAATCGTCCCGGAATGCTGCAGTTCCGCGGCGTGTGGTGGGCGTTGGTGTTCCCGCTGGGGATGTACTCGGTGGCCAGCCAGGCGATGGCCGTCGAGTTGACGATGCCGGCGCTGGACACCGTGTCGCTGGTGTTCTTCTGGGACGCGTTCGCCGCCTGGCTGATCGTCGCCCTCGCCGGATTCCGGCGTGCCACGCTGCGGTCGGCGCAGCTGCTGGCGCCGACCGGGCGGGTCGGGCGGCGCTGA
- a CDS encoding phosphoribosylaminoimidazolesuccinocarboxamide synthase has translation MARPALSDYPHLGSGKVRELYRIDDDHLLFVASDRISAYDHVLASEIPDKGRILTAMSVFFFDLVEAPNHLAGAPDDPRIPAEVLGRALVVRELTMVPVECVARGYLTGSGLADYRRTGTVCGIELPPGLVEASKFATPLFTPATKADQGDHDENIAFATVIEKVGGVVANQLRDRTLQIYVQAADHALTRGLIVADTKFEFGLDGHGNLVLADEVCTPDSSRYWPADEYRVGAVQNSFDKQFVRNWLTSDESGWDRDSGAPPPPLPDDVIAATRNRYIEAYERVSGKRFDDWIGAQ, from the coding sequence GTGGCTCGACCTGCACTCTCCGACTATCCGCATCTGGGCAGCGGCAAGGTCCGTGAGCTCTACCGCATCGACGACGACCATCTGCTGTTCGTGGCGTCCGACCGGATCTCGGCGTACGACCACGTGCTCGCCAGCGAGATCCCCGACAAGGGCCGGATCCTCACCGCGATGAGCGTGTTCTTCTTCGATTTGGTCGAGGCGCCCAACCACCTGGCCGGTGCGCCCGACGATCCGCGCATCCCCGCCGAGGTGCTGGGCCGGGCGCTGGTGGTGCGCGAGCTGACCATGGTGCCGGTGGAGTGCGTGGCGCGCGGGTATTTGACCGGGTCGGGGCTGGCGGACTACCGCCGCACCGGCACGGTCTGCGGCATCGAGCTGCCGCCGGGCCTGGTCGAGGCCAGCAAGTTCGCCACCCCGCTGTTCACCCCGGCGACCAAGGCCGACCAGGGCGACCACGACGAGAACATCGCGTTCGCCACCGTGATCGAGAAGGTCGGCGGCGTGGTCGCCAACCAGTTGCGCGACCGCACTCTGCAGATCTACGTGCAGGCCGCCGACCATGCCCTGACCCGGGGGCTCATCGTCGCCGACACCAAATTCGAATTCGGCCTCGACGGCCACGGGAACCTGGTGCTCGCCGACGAGGTCTGCACCCCGGACTCGTCGCGCTACTGGCCGGCCGACGAATACCGGGTCGGGGCCGTGCAGAACAGCTTCGACAAACAGTTCGTCCGCAACTGGCTGACCAGCGACGAATCCGGCTGGGATCGCGACTCCGGCGCGCCGCCCCCGCCGCTGCCCGACGACGTCATCGCGGCCACCCGAAACCGTTACATCGAGGCCTACGAACGGGTCTCAGGCAAACGGTTCGACGACTGGATCGGGGCGCAATGA
- a CDS encoding S9 family peptidase, whose amino-acid sequence MSASPLRPPVAKRVETIREHHGDVVVDPYEWLRDKDDPEVVAHLEAENAYTDAVTGDQQGLRQEIFDEIKARTKETDLSVPIRRGDWWYYARSFAGKQYGVHCRCPLADPADWRPPIFDEHTEIPGEQVLLDENVEAEGHEFFSLGAATVSPDGTVLAYSVDVVGDERYTLRFIDLRTGRRYPDEIAGIAAGATWATDNRTLYYLTVDAAWRPDTVWRHRLGSGLPAQRVYHEPDERFWLSVGRTRSDKYVMIAAGSAITSEVRYGDAADPEAEFTVVLARREGVEYGVEHAVVAGRDRFLILHNEDAVNFTMVDAPVEDPTAQTTLIAHRDDVRLDGVDAFGSHLVVSYRAEALPRIQLWPLTADGYGRPAEITFDSTLMSAGLGANPNWDAPKLRIGATSFLTPVRIYDLDLTTGERTLLREQPVLGGYRREDYVERRDWALAEDGTRIPLSVIHRRDIAVPAPVVLYGYGAYEACQDPQFSIARLSLLDRGMVFVVAHVRGGGEMGRLWYEHGKLLDKKNTFTDFVAAANHLIDTGVSAPERLVAYGGSAGGLLMGAVANLAPELFAGILAVVPFVDALNTILDPSLPLTVTEWDEWGNPLADKDVYAYMKSYSPYENVVAQRYPTILAMTSLHDTRVYFVEPAKWVAALRHANTNGSPVLLKTQMSAGHGGLSGRYERWKETAFQYAWLLSVAGATR is encoded by the coding sequence ATGAGCGCCAGTCCGTTGCGGCCCCCCGTCGCCAAGCGAGTGGAGACCATCCGCGAACACCACGGCGACGTCGTCGTCGACCCGTACGAATGGTTGCGCGACAAGGACGATCCCGAGGTCGTCGCCCACCTCGAGGCCGAGAACGCCTACACCGACGCGGTCACCGGTGACCAGCAGGGGTTGCGCCAGGAGATCTTCGACGAGATCAAGGCGCGCACCAAGGAAACCGACCTGTCGGTGCCGATTCGGCGCGGCGACTGGTGGTATTACGCCCGTAGTTTCGCCGGCAAACAATACGGCGTGCACTGCCGCTGCCCGTTGGCCGATCCCGCCGACTGGCGTCCGCCGATTTTCGATGAGCACACCGAGATCCCCGGTGAGCAGGTCTTGCTCGATGAGAACGTCGAGGCCGAGGGACACGAATTCTTCTCACTGGGGGCGGCCACGGTCAGCCCGGACGGCACCGTGCTGGCCTACTCGGTCGACGTCGTCGGCGACGAGCGCTACACGCTGCGGTTCATCGATTTACGCACCGGGCGGCGCTATCCCGACGAGATCGCCGGGATCGCCGCCGGGGCGACCTGGGCCACCGACAACCGGACCCTGTACTACCTGACCGTCGATGCGGCGTGGCGTCCCGACACCGTGTGGCGGCATCGGCTCGGCTCCGGTCTGCCCGCCCAGCGCGTCTATCACGAACCCGACGAACGGTTCTGGCTGAGCGTGGGCCGCACCCGCAGCGACAAGTACGTGATGATCGCGGCCGGATCGGCGATCACCTCGGAGGTGCGTTACGGGGACGCCGCCGATCCCGAAGCCGAGTTCACGGTGGTGCTGGCGCGACGCGAAGGCGTCGAATACGGCGTGGAGCACGCGGTGGTCGCCGGGCGGGACAGGTTTTTGATCCTGCACAACGAGGACGCGGTCAACTTCACCATGGTCGACGCGCCGGTCGAGGATCCCACCGCACAGACCACGCTGATCGCCCACCGCGACGACGTGCGCCTCGACGGGGTCGACGCCTTCGGTTCGCATCTGGTGGTCAGCTATCGGGCCGAGGCGTTGCCCCGCATCCAGCTGTGGCCGCTGACCGCCGACGGCTACGGCAGGCCCGCCGAGATCACCTTCGACTCGACGCTGATGTCGGCCGGGCTCGGCGCCAACCCCAACTGGGACGCCCCGAAGCTGCGGATCGGGGCGACCTCGTTTCTCACCCCGGTCCGGATCTACGACCTGGACCTGACCACCGGCGAACGCACCCTGCTGCGCGAGCAGCCGGTGCTCGGCGGGTACCGTCGCGAGGACTACGTGGAGCGGCGGGACTGGGCGCTCGCCGAGGACGGCACCCGCATCCCGCTGTCGGTCATCCACCGCCGCGATATCGCCGTGCCGGCACCGGTGGTGCTCTACGGCTACGGCGCCTACGAAGCCTGCCAGGACCCGCAGTTCTCGATCGCGCGGTTGTCGCTGCTGGACCGCGGCATGGTGTTCGTCGTCGCTCACGTGCGTGGCGGCGGTGAGATGGGGCGGCTGTGGTACGAGCACGGAAAGCTGCTGGACAAGAAGAACACCTTCACCGACTTCGTCGCGGCCGCGAACCATCTCATCGACACCGGGGTCAGCGCACCCGAACGGCTCGTCGCCTACGGCGGCAGCGCCGGCGGGCTGCTCATGGGGGCGGTCGCCAACCTCGCGCCGGAGCTGTTCGCCGGGATCCTGGCGGTGGTGCCGTTCGTCGACGCGCTGAACACGATCTTGGACCCCTCGTTGCCGCTGACCGTCACCGAATGGGATGAATGGGGAAACCCGTTGGCCGACAAGGACGTCTACGCCTATATGAAATCCTATTCGCCGTACGAGAACGTGGTGGCTCAGCGCTATCCGACGATCCTGGCGATGACGTCGCTGCACGACACCCGGGTCTACTTCGTGGAGCCCGCGAAATGGGTTGCCGCGCTGCGGCACGCCAACACCAATGGGAGCCCGGTGCTGCTGAAGACGCAGATGAGCGCCGGGCACGGCGGTCTGTCCGGCCGCTACGAGCGGTGGAAGGAGACCGCCTTCCAGTACGCCTGGCTGCTCAGCGTCGCCGGGGCTACCCGCTGA
- the wrbA gene encoding NAD(P)H:quinone oxidoreductase, producing the protein MTKLAIVYYSATGHGTAMAQRAAAAGRAVGAEVRVRHIAETRDPETFAANPAWSANYAATKDLPAARGEDLVWADAVVFGSPTRFGSTAAPFQTFMDSLGGLWAQGKLADKVYAAFTSSQTAHGGQEATLLGLYVSLMHWGGIIVAPGYTDPLKFADGNPYGVGHITGAQNQNELAPETLAALDHLTTRVVGVADRLSG; encoded by the coding sequence ATGACGAAACTGGCGATCGTGTACTACTCGGCCACCGGTCACGGCACCGCGATGGCGCAGCGGGCGGCCGCCGCCGGACGGGCCGTCGGCGCCGAGGTGCGGGTGCGCCACATCGCCGAGACCCGCGACCCGGAGACGTTCGCCGCGAACCCGGCCTGGTCGGCCAACTACGCGGCCACCAAGGACCTGCCGGCGGCGCGTGGTGAGGACCTCGTCTGGGCCGATGCGGTGGTCTTCGGCTCACCGACCCGGTTCGGCAGCACCGCCGCACCGTTTCAGACGTTCATGGATTCGCTGGGCGGACTGTGGGCGCAGGGCAAGCTCGCCGACAAGGTCTACGCCGCGTTCACCTCCAGTCAGACCGCCCACGGAGGACAAGAGGCGACGCTGCTGGGCCTCTACGTCTCGCTGATGCACTGGGGCGGCATCATCGTGGCGCCCGGATACACCGATCCGCTGAAGTTCGCCGACGGCAACCCCTACGGGGTCGGCCACATCACCGGAGCGCAGAACCAGAACGAGTTGGCGCCGGAGACTCTCGCCGCGCTCGACCATCTGACCACCCGGGTGGTGGGGGTGGCCGACCGTCTCAGCGGGTAG